The Desulfomicrobium orale DSM 12838 genome includes a window with the following:
- the mutS gene encoding DNA mismatch repair protein MutS, translating to MNTVKLTPMMEQYLLVKEEYPDTLVFFRMGDFFELFFEDAEIAARELQITLTSRNPGADNPVPMCGMPHHAIDDYVRQLLEKGYRVALCDQVEDPRQAKGLVRREVTRVLTPGTVVEDQNLDAKGHNFLSALFWHPDLGGGLAWVDVSTGMWSGLQTRAEAALWQWLVKMNPSEILLTQTQALPAHLEEAARKVSRYPEKTYFDGPGATDKILRAQRVASLAALDLEDKPALTRCCGALLTYLELTQKRSLEHLRPFEPLNIAATLLLDEVTERNLELFRTMDGGKGRGTLWQVLDQTQTPMGGRLLETRLRQPFRELSAISPVQDMVAYLHEKGAEREKLRQFLDRVHDLERLCTRIVMNRSMPRDFASLGVSLAVLPAMRAHLSSLENPPAKLQSLLDSWDDLDDVCALLRRALADSLPPVITEGGLFRPGYDARLDELMELTDHGQTALNAVLEREREALPRLKLGYTKAFGYYFELSRAQNAAPPEHFIRRQTLVNAERYVTEELRNLEERLLSAADLRKAREYDLFLTLREEVAGHRQRFMDMARTVAELDFTQSLAYAAHKWDWSRPELHEGLDIIIKGGRHPVVEAVQGRAGYIPNDLTLDDNGRLLLITGPNMAGKSTVLRQAALICILAQMGGFVPASSARLGLCDRIFSRVGASDNLSMGQSTFMVEMSETARILRQAGKRSLVILDEIGRGTSTFDGLSLAWAVAEELVRRQGGIRTLFATHYHELTALEERLPGLRNYNIAIREWKGEIVFLRRLVPGPADRSYGIEVARLAGVPAPVVARAKEILAVLERTAPNSGKRRELISRQAGLPGLGTTAPPREEMEENPVLTALRALNVNELSPLDALTLLHQWKDMAG from the coding sequence ATGAACACCGTCAAGCTCACCCCCATGATGGAGCAGTATCTGCTCGTAAAGGAAGAATACCCGGACACTCTGGTGTTCTTCCGCATGGGGGACTTCTTCGAGCTGTTCTTCGAAGACGCCGAAATCGCGGCCCGCGAGCTGCAGATAACCCTGACCAGCCGCAATCCCGGCGCGGACAACCCCGTGCCCATGTGCGGCATGCCCCACCACGCCATCGACGACTATGTGCGCCAGCTGCTGGAAAAAGGATACCGAGTGGCCCTGTGCGATCAGGTGGAAGATCCCCGGCAGGCCAAAGGACTGGTCCGCCGGGAAGTCACTCGCGTGCTCACGCCGGGCACGGTGGTGGAAGACCAGAATCTCGACGCCAAGGGACACAATTTTCTGAGCGCCCTGTTCTGGCACCCGGACCTGGGCGGCGGACTGGCCTGGGTGGATGTTTCCACGGGCATGTGGTCGGGCCTTCAGACCAGGGCCGAGGCCGCCCTGTGGCAGTGGCTGGTGAAGATGAATCCCAGCGAGATTCTGCTGACCCAGACCCAGGCCCTGCCCGCTCATCTGGAAGAAGCCGCCAGAAAAGTATCCCGCTATCCGGAAAAGACGTATTTCGACGGGCCGGGCGCTACGGACAAGATTCTCCGGGCGCAGCGGGTGGCATCTCTGGCCGCCCTGGATCTGGAGGACAAGCCCGCCCTGACCCGCTGCTGCGGGGCGCTTCTGACTTATCTGGAGCTTACCCAGAAGCGGTCCCTCGAGCATCTGCGCCCCTTCGAGCCCCTGAACATCGCCGCCACCCTGCTTCTGGACGAAGTCACGGAGCGCAATCTGGAGCTGTTCCGCACAATGGACGGCGGCAAGGGCCGGGGAACCCTGTGGCAGGTGCTGGACCAGACCCAGACGCCCATGGGCGGCCGCCTGCTGGAAACCCGCCTGCGTCAGCCCTTCCGGGAACTGTCCGCCATCTCGCCCGTGCAGGACATGGTGGCCTATCTGCACGAGAAAGGCGCGGAGCGCGAAAAGCTGCGGCAGTTTCTGGACCGCGTTCACGATCTGGAGCGGCTGTGCACGCGCATCGTCATGAACCGCTCCATGCCCCGGGATTTCGCCTCACTGGGCGTGTCCCTGGCCGTCCTTCCGGCCATGCGCGCGCATCTTTCCTCTCTGGAGAATCCCCCCGCCAAGCTTCAGTCCCTGCTGGATTCCTGGGACGATCTGGATGACGTCTGCGCCCTGTTGCGGCGGGCCCTGGCCGACAGTCTGCCTCCGGTCATCACCGAAGGCGGACTGTTCCGTCCCGGATACGATGCGCGGCTCGACGAACTGATGGAGCTGACGGATCACGGCCAGACAGCCCTGAACGCCGTGCTCGAACGCGAACGGGAGGCCCTGCCCCGGCTCAAACTCGGGTACACCAAGGCCTTCGGCTACTACTTCGAACTGAGCCGGGCCCAGAACGCCGCGCCGCCGGAACATTTCATCCGCCGCCAGACCCTGGTCAACGCCGAACGCTACGTCACGGAAGAACTCAGGAATCTGGAGGAACGCCTCCTGAGCGCCGCCGACCTCCGCAAGGCACGGGAATATGACCTTTTCCTGACCCTGCGCGAGGAAGTGGCCGGGCACAGGCAGCGGTTCATGGACATGGCCCGGACCGTGGCCGAGCTCGACTTCACCCAGAGCCTGGCCTACGCCGCGCACAAATGGGACTGGAGCCGCCCCGAACTGCACGAAGGGCTGGATATCATCATCAAGGGCGGCCGCCATCCGGTGGTGGAAGCCGTGCAGGGACGGGCCGGATACATCCCGAACGACCTCACTCTGGACGACAACGGCCGGTTGCTGCTCATCACCGGACCCAACATGGCCGGCAAGTCCACCGTATTGCGCCAGGCGGCCCTGATCTGCATTCTGGCCCAGATGGGCGGCTTCGTGCCCGCGTCCTCGGCCAGGCTGGGGCTCTGCGACCGCATTTTCTCGCGGGTAGGCGCTTCGGACAACCTGTCCATGGGGCAGTCCACCTTCATGGTGGAAATGAGCGAGACAGCGCGCATCCTGCGCCAGGCGGGCAAGCGTTCCTTGGTCATTCTGGACGAGATCGGACGCGGCACCAGCACTTTCGACGGCCTGTCCCTGGCCTGGGCCGTGGCCGAGGAACTGGTCCGCCGCCAGGGGGGCATCCGCACCCTTTTCGCCACGCATTACCATGAGCTCACGGCCCTGGAAGAACGGCTGCCGGGCCTGCGCAACTACAATATCGCCATCCGGGAATGGAAGGGCGAGATCGTTTTCCTGCGCCGTCTGGTACCCGGACCGGCGGACCGCAGTTACGGCATCGAGGTGGCGCGCCTGGCCGGAGTTCCGGCTCCGGTGGTGGCCAGGGCCAAGGAGATTCTGGCCGTTCTGGAGCGCACCGCCCCGAACAGCGGCAAACGCCGGGAGCTCATCTCCAGACAGGCCGGTCTGCCCGGCCTTGGGACCACCGCCCCCCCGCGGGAGGAAATGGAAGAGAATCCCGTACTGACGGCCCTGCGCGCCCTCAACGTGAACGAGCTTTCCCCGCTGGACGCCCTGACCCTGCTCCATCAGTGGAAAGACATGGCCGGCTGA
- the lysA gene encoding diaminopimelate decarboxylase encodes MHYFQYKNGELHAEDLPVEALAREYGTPLYIYSATTLKRHYRAFDSAFSGIPHLTCYSVKANSNLSLLRILAREGAGTDIVSGGELFRALRAGVPPEKIVYSGVGKKTGEIQEALLAGILMFNVESAQELERINAVAGEMDKVARISLRINPDVDPKTHPYISTGLKENKFGLSRSEALETYALALKLPHVDPVGLDCHIGSQLTQLSPFLEALERLKAFHGQLADMGVRIRYLDLGGGLGITYDEEEPPHPADLGRALVKALQGMDVTLILEPGRVIAGNTGILVTEVQYTKTNEGKNFVIVDAGMNDLIRPSLYGSYHRIAPVRERGGAEILADVVGPICESSDFLAKNRSLPPVAQGDLLAAFSAGAYGFVMSSQYNSRPRAAEVMVEGDRHVLVRGRETYNELLALEEAGLSSISALEG; translated from the coding sequence ATGCATTATTTTCAGTATAAAAACGGCGAACTCCACGCCGAGGATCTTCCCGTCGAGGCTCTGGCCAGGGAGTACGGCACGCCGCTCTACATCTATTCGGCCACGACTCTGAAGCGACACTACCGGGCCTTCGACTCGGCCTTCTCCGGAATCCCTCATCTGACCTGCTACTCGGTCAAGGCCAACTCCAATTTGAGCCTGCTGCGCATCCTGGCCAGGGAAGGAGCGGGCACGGATATCGTCTCCGGCGGGGAACTGTTCCGCGCCCTGCGCGCCGGAGTGCCTCCCGAAAAGATAGTTTATTCCGGCGTGGGCAAAAAAACCGGGGAAATCCAGGAGGCTCTGCTGGCGGGCATCCTCATGTTCAATGTGGAATCCGCCCAGGAGCTCGAACGCATCAACGCCGTGGCCGGGGAAATGGACAAGGTGGCCCGGATCAGCCTGCGCATCAACCCGGATGTGGACCCCAAGACCCATCCGTACATTTCCACGGGACTGAAGGAAAACAAGTTCGGCCTGTCCCGGAGCGAGGCCCTGGAAACCTACGCCCTGGCCCTGAAGCTGCCCCATGTGGATCCGGTGGGCCTGGACTGCCACATCGGCTCCCAGCTGACGCAGCTCTCCCCGTTTCTGGAAGCGCTTGAACGGCTGAAGGCTTTTCACGGTCAGCTGGCCGATATGGGTGTGCGGATCAGATATCTGGATCTGGGCGGAGGACTGGGCATCACCTACGACGAGGAGGAGCCGCCCCATCCCGCTGATCTGGGCAGGGCTCTGGTGAAGGCCCTGCAGGGCATGGACGTGACCCTCATTCTTGAGCCGGGCCGGGTCATCGCCGGGAACACGGGCATTCTGGTCACGGAGGTGCAGTACACCAAAACCAACGAAGGCAAGAACTTCGTCATTGTGGACGCGGGCATGAACGACCTGATCCGCCCGTCCCTGTACGGCTCCTACCACCGCATCGCGCCGGTGCGGGAACGCGGCGGAGCGGAAATTCTGGCCGATGTGGTCGGCCCTATCTGCGAATCTTCGGATTTTCTGGCCAAAAACAGAAGTCTCCCTCCCGTTGCCCAGGGCGATCTGCTGGCTGCCTTCTCCGCCGGGGCCTACGGCTTTGTCATGTCTTCCCAATACAACTCCCGGCCCCGGGCGGCGGAAGTCATGGTGGAGGGAGACCGGCACGTGCTGGTGCGCGGCCGGGAAACCTACAACGAACTGCTGGCTCTGGAAGAAGCCGGGCTGTCTTCCATTTCAGCATTGGAGGGGTGA
- a CDS encoding WG repeat-containing protein: MYRIFLLCIIISFLFVTTGCVTDDGGPRYRDVRSYSEGLAPAQSENGRWGYINEKQIWVIYPRFEEVRDFEDGKAAVKLNGRWGFINNQGKWL, translated from the coding sequence GTGTACAGAATATTTCTTTTATGTATTATCATTTCATTTCTTTTCGTTACCACAGGATGTGTAACAGATGATGGTGGACCGAGATACAGAGATGTTCGTTCCTATAGTGAAGGTTTAGCTCCAGCCCAATCTGAAAATGGACGATGGGGATATATAAATGAAAAGCAAATTTGGGTAATTTACCCAAGGTTCGAAGAAGTCAGAGATTTTGAAGACGGAAAGGCTGCTGTAAAGCTCAATGGGCGATGGGGATTTATTAACAATCAAGGAAAATGGCTATAG